A genome region from Gouania willdenowi chromosome 9, fGouWil2.1, whole genome shotgun sequence includes the following:
- the ankrd39 gene encoding ankyrin repeat domain-containing protein 39, translating into MSATARCTCCSHPASSPSVHQTLDEMDFERGIWSAAMDGSLERLRVLILKGTDPNLRDSAGYTALHYASRSGHLAICSFLLENGACASPQTPGGATPLHRAAYCGHLDVVKLLLKRRADPTLCDDDGASPLHKAAERGHGEVCQLLLDHSPTLCSMANNRLQLPEHLAQQAELQRTLKPPR; encoded by the exons ATGTCTGCCACAGCGCGGTGCACGTGCTGCTCCCATCCAGCGTCCTCTCCCAGCGTGCACCAGACACTGGACGAGATGGATTTTGAAAGAG GTATCTGGTCTGCTGCCATGGACGGGAGCTTGGAACGGCTCAGGGTTTTAATCCTGAAGGGAACAGACCCCAACCTGAGAGACTCAGCTGGTTATACAGCTCTG CACTATGCAAGTCGCAGTGGGCATCTTGCTATTTGCTCCTTTCTCCTTGAGAACGGTGCATGTGCGTCCCCTCAGACACCGGGAGGAGCCACACCGCTCCACAGAGCAGCTTACTGTGGTCACCTGGATGTGGTCAAACTCCTGCTGAAGCGCAGAGCTGATCCCACGCTCTGTGATGACGACGGTGCTTCACCTTTGCACAAG GCTGCGGAGCGAGGTCATGGGGAGGTGTGTCAGCTGCTTTTGGATCACTCTCCTACTCTCTGCAGTATGGCAAACAATAGGCTGCAGCTTCCAGAACATCTGGCACAGCAGGCCGAACTGCAGAGGACTTTAAAGCCACCTCGGTAA